One window of Papaver somniferum cultivar HN1 chromosome 9, ASM357369v1, whole genome shotgun sequence genomic DNA carries:
- the LOC113312183 gene encoding uncharacterized protein LOC113312183: MASNSQSQLATITKKIQGASISRKFPMPVRRTINTVEEVIAAATKWSNSLIGKIIEKNTLDFKKIKKDISIQWRMYNKCEIKTMGTNLFVFKFEKEGAAEEIMKQAPWEDMEYLMILHDYDSAKDVSEYDFTHQIFCVQFRNLKLEHLDDDLIDKMCKEIGKKMEEDPEDARPKLSKLLKANVEVDITKPLRRGTWVLTANLEEKWVVYHYEKQPRKICPKCFVLQHDAERCEEYEDQHRVLTMTTEQWNGHYEKNNIS; encoded by the coding sequence ATGGCTTCAAATTCTCAATCTCAACTTGCTACAATTACTAAGAAAATACAAGGAGCATCCATCAGTAGGAAGTTTCCTATGCCTGTTAGAAGAACTATCAACACCGTTGAGGAGGTCATAGCAGCGGCAACTAAGTGGTCTAATAGTCTTATTGGGAAAATAATTGAGAAAAATACTTTGGATTTCAAGAAAATTAAGAAAGATATCAGTATACAGTGGAGAATGTACAACAAGTGTGAGATAAAAACAATGGGTACAAATTTGTTTGTTTTCAAGTTTGAAAAGGAAGGTGCTGCGGAAGAGATCATGAAACAAGCTCCATGGGAAGATATGGAGTATCTGATGATTCTTCATGATTATGATTCTGCGAAAGATGTGTCAGAGTATGACTTCACACACCAAATATTTTGTGTGCAGTTCAGGAACTTGAAATTGGAGCATTTAGATGATGATTTGATCGATAAGATGTGCAAGGAGATTGGTAAGAAGATGGAAGAGGACCCAGAAGATGCAAGGCCTAAATTGAGCAAATTACTGAAGGCTAATGTGGAAGTTGATATTACAAAGCCACTGAGAAGAGGTACATGGGTGCTCACAGCAAATTTAGAGGAAAAATGGGTGGTTTATCACTATGAGAAACAACCTAGAAAGATCTGTCCAAAATGTTTCGTTCTTCAACATGATGCTGAGCGTTGTGAGGAGTATGAAGATCAACATAGAGTTCTAACAATGACAACAGAACAATGGAATGGACACTATGAAAAGAATAACATCTCATAG
- the LOC113312182 gene encoding uncharacterized protein LOC113312182, which yields MNSNIAGLCSGVDLIDWIGSWFTINDSLAAVNKELVDFASFTLWQIWKLRCAVVFDNAQVNIPNIVCMINHNMNEWVVSNSNRSSISQQGGAHMRVHIPWTRPSENFIKVNFDASYSKDSNLMGTGLIVVDDAGKWRTTGCIPAVAQDVEKAEAQVAL from the coding sequence ATGAATTCTAATATTGCAGGATTGTGCAGTGGTGTAGATCTCATAGACTGGATTGGTAGTTGGTTTACAATCAATGATAGCTTGGCAGCTGTTAACAAAGAACTGGTGGATTTTGCATCCTTCACTCTTTGGCAAATCTGGAAACTGCGTTGTGCAGTAGTATTTGATAATGCACAAGTTaacattccgaatatagtatgCATGATTAATCATAACATGAATGAATGGGTTGTAAGTAACAGTAACCGGTCCTCTATTTCCCAACAGGGAGGGGCTCATATGAGGGTTCATATTCCTTGGACAAGACCATCTGAAAATTTTATTAAAGTTAATTTTGATGCGTCTTATTCGAAAGACTCTAATCTTATGGGAACGGGACTAATAGTAGTTGATGATGCAGGGAAGTGGAGAACAACAGGATGCATTCCGGCAGTAGCTCAGGATGTAGAAAAGGCTGAGGCGCAAGTTGCTTTGTAA